ttgatgaatgagcagaatatgtagctcctcccatccaataaatcgcaataatctttgtgctttgttacttttgatatgaagcaaagtctcagatttcaatgacgtccatcttattatgagattcaaaaaataaatagcgttttggcgctgtttaatgtggcgtgacagatcgctttagcgcctcagttaaagagaagcatgtgatcatcctctcctccgctttaataccagttacagcgaaataaacatgcatgaacatctgaaggtatgttaaaatatacagtacaacttactgaaatccgtatcatgtctcgtgtaatcgctcaatcagtgcttcaacctcaataaaacagcttcaatgtcacgtgacgtcacatttacctcagaaaaacatattcagtgaccataaactcattagtcagctagaaaagtgctCTAGAAAGATAAATATAGCAATGCACCGTTACACATTCACTATAatctttaatgttcttcaatatttaatgcatgtttgaataaatcagttatgacagccgcgatttaaatgtttatatttaaaaaaaacgaattggagtagaaatattatgtaattctaaacttcatttataataaaaacatcgagtgtaatttaagtgtttgtgtataaataagttaatttaaccttcaatattattatagtagtaccagctgactctcatgtgtagtttacagcattaatcgagtttttcctctagaaaatttgccatgtactgaaactgaaataataCATCCAAAATTGAAAACATGTGAATAGTAATTGAATCGAATTGTggcaatacccagccctaatatttAGGCTCATATGTAATACCCTAACTGATAAAAATATATCGTTCAGTAATGGCGTCTTGGTCTCTAATCAGAATATGCAGCGATCGACTCCATGCTGGACCAGATCAACTCGTGTCTGGACGACATCGAGGACAGAAATGATGCTCTGAACGGAAAACTGCACGAGCTGCTGGAGTCCAACAAACAAGCCCGACGAGAGTTCAGACAACAGCTGAATGATGAAgaacctcctcctcctcctccagcaGAAGATCCAGCGTCCAGAGACACACAGACCTGACGTCCATCCTCAGactctttcctgttttattaaTGCATTCAGATGTAAAATACCTGCGTTATCGTCTCAGTGGACCAGTAGGGTAGAATATATGTGTGTAAATGTCTTTGTGTTGGTTGTGTCTAAACTGTACCGTATTAAATGAAAGCAATAAGGCACATGATTATGTAACAACattctactacaacaactcttctcttctctaaagcagcccaacatggccccgcccctttgttgagtgttcttgggggcggggtttatgtaaattttagggtttgtgatgtcacaaacccaggaaaagaaaatatctctctttgcattgaactttgagtgtcgtaactttgcagatgttgtttatgctcaaacagcaacattacacactaactgaagttaaaaaagtgaaatcataatcaaggacccctttaaaatgtggtaaaatcactgtaatgcACCTCCTCGAGTGGCTTATTGCTTTCATATGATATGCAATGTGAATgagaaatttatttatttttaataaacagtCATCAAGGATGTAAACAAATTGATATAGAAGTActtgacttttttccccctcacaattctgagaacaaaaagttataaactcagaattgcaaagtcaaaattacctttttatttccTGTTCTGTGGTGAAAACATAACCCAGTCGCCCTTGTAatcaacaaatattttaatagaaattaaaaTGAGCCAAATGCACAAAACAAACATTGGAAAAACATGAACTTCCAGCTGCTATAAAACACTTTTGTTGTGTTCAGTTTGTCAGAATATGAAACACAGTTTGTGTTTAGCTTGCCTTTAAACAAAGCGTCCCGCTGACCTTCCCCTTTCAGAGCTCAAATCATTATTCCATGATAGGAAAACTCTCGGTAAGTTTGTGCTTTTTCATCAGCAACATGCGGTTTATAAGCTGCTGCAGATGAAACAAACCCGACTGACTATATTCTCTCCTTCCCGACAGCTGAATTATCACTGAAGATGAAGCCGCATTAAATCAGTTCTTGCCAACCTGACTAGGgctttttgtcatgatttttaaacataaaGTGAAACGTCTGAGCAGTTCCCTTCTGTAAGACACACAAAATCAAAAGTACACCTCAAATCATTGTCAGTAATCATACAATCAATAACATTTCAGCCTGATCTGAATTCAGTATGAAAAATGGTGTTGAAAACATGATGCATGGATTTCTGAATGGATCTGGTCACATTTCGTCCCAAAACCAATGGAAATAAatcaattatattttgcatttgaAGCCTGAGGGTAAAAAtactgcattacagtaatgaaaataaaatgtaaaatgcccGGATGTTGTTCTGTATAGAGAATATTGGCTGAAAAATAATATGACCATGCAAAAAGACTTCATTTTGTTTATGCAAAATGTCGATTTCTCTTTGATTTTGGATGGAAATGCAACATGATCATGAATGCGAACAGATGCATTTGCTGCAGTGTTTTGTCGTCAGATAAAAGCTCATGATTAGAGACGGAGATGCTTCTGCATCAGCACAGTTTCCAGTGTATGACGAGATGATGCATATCGAAATCAATAAGCGAATGCCAATCCTCATAAAACCGCTCCGTTTAGTGACAAAGTAACAGGTGACGGTTTCTATCAGGGACACAAACGGCAGATGAAGCTAACAGAGTTAATTCTACAGATGAAAACGAGTCCAGGTCAGATTTCACTCctaaataaaaagaagaaataaagttatacagaaaaacaaagaatattTAGGTCCCATGAAGACTTTTTGAATTGCGACTTTCATGCCAATTATGCACATTTTAATATggtgatgcaaaaaaaaaaaaaataaaaatactgtttctGTTAATTCTCATTACAGTtgcaatatattattatttttcattttttcacattgaagcgatgagaatgtttttttttttcataatgagGAAAATGTGCcaaattgtcatgaaaataatgtcacaacaGAAACATCCTAAAGGGCTTATTTTCTGTTCTTTGTGAGATTGACCAGAATATAATCAGCGTCAGAGTTTCACTGACGGTACAAATGAACCGATGCAAGTCAGAGCGAAAACTAGACCAGGTAAAGTCGgtgcaaaaataacattttggatgcgcCACAATCTCGGGAACCCACGTTTACTGAGAATATATCTTCTCAGTCTTCTATAAATTCAGTTTCTTGAAGATTTCTGCACTGTAAGATAACGTCCAGGTCATGTGTGCGCTTAATAACCCTAAAACAAGTCAAGTAATCAAGCTAAACGCAACTGGTGGAATCGCGTAACACACGGTTTTACCCGTACACCGTCGACCAGAAATGTTTAGCATTCGATATGAGATGCTATCTGAAAGTGTGAGCCAATCACAGCGCAGCACATTTAAGTCTAGCAGCTGAAAACACGATCATCGCTGGTTTTGCGATGCTTTTTAAACACTGCTCCATCCGAGCGTTTGCACTTAAGGCAGAACTCCATTTGAAGatgtttagaagaaaataacatCAGCGTTTGTGTCTGTCATAAATTCATCCGGCTCTAGAACTAGTGTGTGTGACCTCCCTAAATAAGGTTCGTCTCCCTTCTTTTTACAGCCTCGTGTGACACTGATTTCAGAACTACAATCATGTTTTTCACGTTTCAGTGCTGCTACATTCTACGTCAACGCAGACGTGCCGCTCCATCGGCGAGGGTGAATCTCAGGACGAACATGTTCAGATCATGATCCAAAACCAAACCGAAGAACTGTTAAGATGTTTTGCGTTGTGACGCTGCTTGCATGATGCAGCAGTTTCATTTACTGCAGTTAATTCAATCTGTCTGGATgacattattacttttttaatattaaaattaaatcgGCATACATTATATTCAGTAAAACAAGTTTTGCAATAATGAAATTTTTGCATTATGGTAATGAGATTAACATTTCACATTAAAGTATTGAGAATTGGTGAGGGTGCGTGTGCAATTATCATGAAAACTAGATGATAATTCAATCCTAATGGTCCTaaaaaggtgtgtgtgtgtgtgtgtgtgtgtgtgtgtgtggtagtCAACATTTGGAGTGGATCAaaaagaagaaggttttaggacaactttgatgaacttttttgatccacttcaaatgttgacatacatacatacatacatacatacatacatatatatatatatatatatatatatatatatatatatatatacacactatcagtcaaaagtttg
This DNA window, taken from Megalobrama amblycephala isolate DHTTF-2021 linkage group LG4, ASM1881202v1, whole genome shotgun sequence, encodes the following:
- the bbln gene encoding UPF0184 protein C9orf16 homolog, yielding MSGPNGDPNISVDDGIIEDEDEFSDEEYAAIDSMLDQINSCLDDIEDRNDALNGKLHELLESNKQARREFRQQLNDEEPPPPPPAEDPASRDTQT